In one Streptomyces sp. NBC_01241 genomic region, the following are encoded:
- the fabV gene encoding enoyl-[acyl-carrier-protein] reductase FabV, producing the protein MSERVISPLNRGFLFLDSHPAGCRKVVADMWRAVPTRQSGGDEPVALVIGSSAGYGLAATIAGLARVGIRGIGVCFERAPGRRTGTAGWYRTAATAELAREYGRDMVFLNGDAFSDAMKDQVADLLKQRYGRLDHLIYSVAAPRRTDPDTGVTYSSVLKPIGDPYRTKTLTFDGSGAPEVTEVETAPAAGDDIEQTIAVMGGTDWERWIDSLAGRDLLADGFTTAALSYIGSPLTAGIYRQGTIGAAKAHLEATARTLNERLGKLVGGRALTSVNGAAVTQSSTAIPGIALYVGLLRGVLDEGMVPPIDQLTELWDHLTGTRPLALDDDGRVRLDTWELTSPVQEAVADRWNSAATNSIGDLADLDWFHSEVQRLYGFAVPGIDYTAPVDTDIPWPDPTV; encoded by the coding sequence GTGAGCGAACGCGTCATCTCCCCCCTGAACCGTGGTTTCCTCTTCCTCGACTCCCACCCGGCCGGCTGCCGCAAAGTGGTGGCCGACATGTGGCGGGCCGTCCCCACCCGGCAGTCCGGCGGGGACGAGCCGGTGGCGCTCGTCATCGGCTCGTCCGCCGGGTACGGGCTCGCCGCCACGATCGCCGGGCTCGCCCGCGTCGGGATCCGCGGCATCGGGGTGTGCTTCGAGAGGGCACCCGGGCGGCGCACCGGCACGGCCGGCTGGTACCGCACCGCCGCGACCGCCGAACTGGCCCGCGAGTACGGCCGGGACATGGTCTTCCTCAATGGTGACGCGTTCTCCGATGCGATGAAGGACCAGGTCGCCGACCTCCTCAAGCAGCGGTACGGGCGGCTGGACCACCTGATCTACTCGGTGGCTGCCCCGCGACGCACCGACCCGGACACCGGCGTCACCTACTCCTCCGTCCTCAAGCCGATCGGCGATCCCTACCGGACCAAGACCCTCACGTTCGACGGCTCCGGCGCCCCGGAGGTCACCGAAGTGGAAACCGCCCCGGCCGCGGGCGACGACATCGAGCAGACCATCGCGGTGATGGGCGGCACGGACTGGGAGCGGTGGATCGACTCCTTGGCCGGACGCGACCTGCTCGCCGACGGGTTCACCACCGCCGCGCTCTCCTACATCGGCTCACCCCTGACCGCGGGCATCTACCGGCAGGGCACCATCGGCGCGGCCAAGGCCCACCTCGAAGCCACCGCCCGTACCCTGAACGAACGCCTGGGCAAGCTGGTCGGCGGGCGCGCACTCACCTCCGTCAACGGGGCCGCCGTCACCCAGTCCTCCACCGCCATCCCCGGCATCGCCCTGTACGTCGGCCTGCTGCGTGGCGTCCTCGATGAGGGCATGGTCCCGCCGATCGACCAACTCACCGAGCTGTGGGATCACCTCACCGGCACCCGCCCCCTCGCTCTCGACGACGACGGCCGAGTCCGCCTCGACACATGGGAGCTCACATCCCCGGTCCAGGAGGCCGTCGCCGACCGCTGGAACAGCGCGGCCACGAACAGCATCGGTGACCTCGCCGATCTCGACTGGTTCCACTCCGAGGTGCAGCGCCTGTACGGCTTCGCCGTACCCGGCATCGACTACACCGCCCCCGTCGACACCGACATCCCCTGGCCGGACCCGACCGTCTGA
- a CDS encoding methyltransferase domain-containing protein, whose product MAEHDTDPGYLLDNQQSEAGIRFGALSELFDPVTFRHVDRLGIAAGMRCWEVGAGAPSVPLGLAERVGPTGAVIATDIDVSWTRDVHGGVIEVLRHDVAADPPPPGGFDLVHARLVLVHVTDRAEALRRMIQALRPGGRLLLEDADPGLQPLLCPDESGPEQRLANRLRSGFRALMAARGADLAYGRTLPRLLREAGLEDVQADAYFPITSPACAVLEAATVRQIRHLLVAEGLATDTEIDRHLANVATGRLDLATAPMISAWGRRP is encoded by the coding sequence ATGGCTGAACACGACACGGACCCCGGCTACCTGCTGGACAACCAGCAATCGGAGGCGGGGATCCGCTTCGGCGCCCTCAGCGAGTTGTTCGATCCGGTGACGTTCCGGCATGTCGACCGGCTCGGGATCGCCGCCGGCATGCGGTGCTGGGAGGTCGGTGCCGGCGCTCCGTCCGTACCACTCGGGCTGGCCGAGCGAGTCGGTCCGACGGGAGCGGTGATCGCCACCGACATCGACGTGTCCTGGACGCGAGACGTCCACGGTGGTGTGATCGAGGTGCTGCGGCACGACGTGGCGGCCGACCCGCCGCCGCCCGGCGGCTTCGACCTCGTCCACGCCCGACTGGTCCTGGTGCACGTCACCGACCGCGCCGAGGCACTGCGCCGGATGATCCAGGCGCTGCGGCCCGGCGGCCGGCTGCTCCTGGAGGACGCCGACCCTGGGTTGCAGCCACTGTTGTGTCCGGACGAGTCCGGTCCCGAACAGCGGCTCGCGAACCGGCTGCGATCCGGCTTCCGCGCCTTGATGGCGGCACGCGGCGCGGACCTCGCGTACGGGCGAACCCTGCCCCGGCTGCTGCGTGAGGCCGGTCTCGAGGACGTCCAGGCCGACGCGTACTTCCCGATCACCTCGCCGGCTTGTGCCGTCCTCGAGGCCGCGACCGTGCGGCAGATCCGCCACCTTCTGGTGGCGGAAGGACTTGCCACCGACACGGAGATCGACCGCCACCTGGCGAACGTCGCCACCGGACGTCTCGACCTTGCCACCGCCCCGATGATCTCCGCGTGGGGACGGCGCCCGTAA
- a CDS encoding SRPBCC family protein, translating to MSRLEEQVDVNVPAQEVWAQLHRIDEYPMFMEGVKSAAGHGSSRAHLDVRIGDDEQVFETRIADRGKGQVMDWTVDSPELKAAFAVNPLDDQHTQLQVRLEYDPDTVRATFGGPKGFAQVHAIEDTVRTDLEKFKDLLESRH from the coding sequence ATGAGCAGGCTCGAAGAACAGGTCGACGTCAATGTCCCGGCGCAGGAGGTCTGGGCGCAGCTGCACCGCATCGACGAGTACCCGATGTTCATGGAGGGTGTGAAGAGCGCCGCTGGGCACGGCAGCAGCCGAGCCCATCTCGACGTCCGGATCGGGGATGACGAGCAGGTTTTCGAGACTCGTATTGCCGATCGAGGCAAGGGTCAGGTGATGGACTGGACGGTGGACAGCCCAGAGCTGAAAGCTGCCTTCGCCGTGAACCCGCTGGATGACCAGCACACCCAGCTGCAAGTCCGGCTGGAGTACGACCCGGACACCGTACGGGCGACCTTCGGCGGTCCGAAGGGATTCGCCCAGGTCCACGCGATCGAAGACACAGTCCGGACCGACCTGGAGAAGTTCAAGGACCTGCTGGAGAGCCGACACTGA